One genomic window of Dendrosporobacter quercicolus includes the following:
- a CDS encoding methyl-accepting chemotaxis protein, with the protein MRRFPIIAQLGGMFLVSISFMLILVGYTAYQYTTAGDTYESLITHTSANMLLITKAQGGMNNGIADLRGFLGYGIASYEQESRKSFAESVEQLKIFVAGVENPAVKAEAVKLEQMLEDYSLKMGQLMDAKKANDPSFDALLETGRGLSQQLDGQFDKTLALEEDYLKQSTDELLAKQKATQSLVGILSAVIILFVCGLAFWYSKWMAKRLNHVGNELDAISKFDLTATSYQVKMNDEISDMAASMDGMKNALRALVGHIRQNSESLAAASQELSATVEEQLRAAEVVSNTVAEVSSGSAQNTNNITEMSATIQQLSASTEEMNANAAEVNANTQNAVEEAAQGMDLLTRIVTQNETVSVSMNSITEVANSLAKGSEDIREIVTVIQNLAGQTNLLALNAAIEAARAGEAGRGFAVVAEEVRKLAEQSAASTQHIGEIIKKMTEDIDIAVHHVSKGNEEVAAGQQVTLNTQRGFEVIIEKLNTVRTVVSQITSTIEESAKGTQAIVGNVQNISAVAEQTTASVQTVAAASQEQSASMHEINHNAESLAKMAEELNLIISKFKL; encoded by the coding sequence ATGCGGAGATTTCCTATTATTGCCCAATTGGGCGGAATGTTTTTGGTTTCAATTTCTTTTATGCTGATTTTAGTGGGATACACAGCGTATCAATACACAACTGCCGGTGATACATATGAATCTTTAATCACCCATACATCAGCCAACATGCTGTTGATTACCAAAGCTCAGGGTGGTATGAATAACGGAATTGCCGATTTGCGTGGTTTTCTTGGCTACGGAATTGCCAGTTATGAACAAGAGTCCAGGAAGAGTTTTGCAGAAAGCGTTGAGCAGTTAAAGATATTTGTCGCCGGGGTGGAAAACCCCGCGGTAAAAGCTGAAGCTGTTAAGTTAGAGCAAATGCTGGAGGATTATAGTCTGAAAATGGGTCAGCTTATGGATGCCAAAAAAGCAAACGATCCTTCTTTTGACGCACTGCTTGAGACGGGAAGAGGCCTATCGCAGCAGCTTGACGGGCAGTTTGATAAGACTCTCGCTTTGGAGGAGGATTATTTAAAACAATCTACAGACGAGCTGCTGGCAAAGCAGAAAGCAACCCAAAGTCTTGTGGGAATTTTAAGCGCGGTAATTATTTTATTTGTTTGCGGTTTAGCTTTTTGGTATAGCAAGTGGATGGCAAAACGCTTAAACCATGTCGGAAATGAACTGGACGCAATCAGTAAATTCGATTTGACAGCAACTTCCTATCAGGTGAAAATGAATGATGAGATTAGCGATATGGCTGCTTCAATGGATGGAATGAAGAATGCCCTGCGCGCACTGGTAGGTCATATCCGGCAAAACTCCGAGTCGCTGGCTGCAGCCAGCCAGGAGTTGAGCGCAACAGTGGAAGAACAGCTAAGGGCAGCGGAAGTTGTATCCAATACGGTGGCCGAGGTTTCGAGCGGTTCAGCGCAAAATACCAATAATATTACTGAGATGTCGGCAACCATCCAGCAGCTTTCGGCAAGTACGGAGGAAATGAACGCCAATGCCGCAGAGGTAAATGCCAATACGCAAAACGCGGTGGAAGAGGCCGCCCAGGGGATGGATTTGCTGACCCGGATTGTTACGCAAAATGAAACTGTTTCCGTTTCAATGAACAGTATTACGGAAGTTGCCAATTCGTTGGCCAAAGGTTCGGAAGATATCCGCGAGATTGTGACTGTAATCCAGAATCTGGCGGGGCAAACCAACCTGTTAGCGTTAAATGCCGCCATTGAAGCTGCTCGCGCGGGTGAAGCCGGCAGAGGCTTTGCCGTAGTAGCTGAGGAAGTCCGGAAGCTGGCGGAACAAAGCGCCGCATCAACGCAGCATATCGGGGAAATCATTAAAAAAATGACTGAGGACATTGATATCGCAGTTCATCATGTGAGTAAAGGGAATGAGGAGGTAGCCGCAGGGCAGCAGGTAACTTTAAACACGCAGCGGGGCTTCGAGGTGATCATCGAAAAACTCAACACAGTCAGAACTGTTGTCAGCCAAATCACTTCCACGATTGAAGAATCGGCGAAAGGAACCCAGGCGATTGTAGGAAATGTTCAGAATATCAGCGCGGTTGCCGAGCAGACGACAGCCAGCGTTCAAACGGTAGCCGCCGCCTCACAAGAACAAAGCGCCAGCATGCATGAGATTAATCATAATGCGGAATCCCTGGCCAAGATGGCGGAAGAACTGAATTTAATTATTAGCAAGTTTAAGCTGTAA